taccgTATTTTCCCTAATAGGCTCACACAGTGTTCATAGACCAATTTTCGTGACTACTGTTACCTTCTGGGCCCATTTTTTTCTAGTgagcaactttttgatactaCTAGATCAATTTTCCTGTCAATAAACTAATTTTAGTTCTGCAGGAGTTGTCTGCGAGTAATAAAATCAATgcgcaaaaattattaaattctcAATTGAATAACAAATGGCAGAAAGTCAATCAACTTTGAGTAAACTTTGACTGATCACcgatcaatttttaaaaaaaatcttttcacAACGTTAAGGCTACACATGTGAGCTTTGCgtatattttttggtttgcTTCCCACAAATTGTTAACTTTTAATACTTGGTTTAATAAAATCATGCTCAATAAAACTTGTATATTTGAAGAGCCATTTGGCTACACGGTAGTTCATTATATATGTACACCTCTTTCATTTCCAATGTATTCTTtagcattttttattcttttattcaaaactccGTCATACTTCAATAATTATCGAAATTTCCTggtttcacacattttttcgtgagttttcaattttccaaaatattgaaCGGATGGCTGaaatttgtttgcaaaattgaaaaaaaaaaccattaaaaattttttgaagtttcctaattttttgcagttgtATTTGGTATGTTgtggctgtttttttttgccattcacaaaaatcttaaaaactcaaatgtgaatataaaatattttcgagtCAAAACCTTTTTTGACAGTTAAACCTTTGTGTCctgtttaaattgaaattatacattggaaaaaaaaagtaattaaatatgtagaaaaaatatatttatataggGGCCTCCTCCTCGAAGTTCATATGGGAATGCTTTggaaggttactgtagtcctGCCGATTCCAATAATGTGCTCCAACAGCTTTGCCGCTGAATATGctccaataatatttttatttctaccAGTGTGCCTAATTTACACTGGAACTTCAATAATCGCATTATTCGTTTACCGTATGAAAGCAGTAACTATATATGAAgcggaaaaatctattttgaaacaatgtaCAATGTTATTGAAATATGCCTTTTTTATAAGTTTGATTGTTGTActaattttcacatttctaaTATATCCAGATCTGAAATACCAAAAAGagtataaattgaaaatggaacaggtatcttttcaattttgaatttaattaatctttttgtattaaaattttagagatttgGTCAGTTTGAAACCTATATGTGGTGTGATAATTgtttcttcttcaattttgaCTCAAATTTGTTCCGATGGTTTTTTGACATCGCTGCAGTATCTGTTGTCTTGGGAGCTTCATGTGCAGCATGTGCATTACTTCTAACTATAAAATGCATAAATTCAGTAAAAACTCAATTGTCAGCGAAAACAAAACAGATGCACCGAAATTTTCTAGTCAGTCTCGTTATATCGGTAAGTGTGTTGGATTTTTTAGTGCTACAATGAACTTTAGTTGTATTGCATCTTTATACATGGTCAAAGTCAAAAAAGAAGATTATTCAGTTTTCACTTAATCTAAGTTTGGAagtcgatcaaaaaattttattttgaaaaaaaaactctaaaattaaaataataaattaaaataatatttttttaggccGCAATCCATGGAGGGTGTATTTTGACACCACTTCTTGGTTTTCTTTGGGCTATCTCATTTGTTATCAGCTTATCACGTAAGCTTAGTTGTCGTAATGACACAAACTCAAACTGCAAATTGATGTTCCAGAATTTCCTTACTTCCCATATATGATGGTTCTTATCATACAAGAACATGGCGCAATTTCCACTATTACCATGTTTTTGACGAATAACTTGTTACGAAAAACGTTGAAGAAACTGTTAATGTTTCCAGGGCTTGGAAAGAGTAGCAACTTACCGAGCCAGAATTTACAAAGCACAACGACTTCTTGATAATTGAAACGAAGTATTTGAaactatctgaaatttttaatattaatctaacaattaatattttttttcgttcttttgttttttgaaaaaaaaaatctacagtctaattatttttgacattttatatCCCAGAAGATATTATCTTAAACTTCAAACATACCCAAAACGAAATCGACAAttgaaatcgacaaaaatatttcaatcttcctaataattttttgttgcaaaatttattcaaaaaatttaagcagCATTTAGGATATAAAAAAGAGACAGGTGTTCtatatggaaaatttaaatttcaaaaaacattcaagGCACCTATCAAAGCACCTTGCCTGCCATGTCATATCAATCCAAAATCGCAATTACCTAAAAAATCCACACCATTCGTTTCTATCTTAATTgcgttttgtttaaaaatttatcaaaaacatacgcaaaaaatctaattaaatttaagtttttatgtatttctaaaaattttccaagttttccatCTCacagatttctgaaattcgtTTTAGTAGTCGATTTCATTTATCACCTGTCAAGGGTTTTTCATAACGTCAGACATtggatatcaattttcaatttctgatttataaaaaaatcatactctatttttccaaaatccccaaaaaaaaattaatgttaaaCGAAACCTGCTATTTCGAAGAACCACTGGATTTTATGATCATCCATTATATTGCGTTGGCTTTGTCCCTAATTGTTTATGGTATTTCGTTCTATgtgctattttttgaaactccgAAACATTTTAGTAAATATCGAAATTATCTGATTTCACATATATTTTCGTGAGTAGagttccatttttttccaatctttggtttaaatttttcagtggtttCCTCTTAGATATAGTGATGGGTGTTCTATGGAAAGTCACAATTGTCCTACCGGTTCCAATAATGTGCTCGAACACATTTATCTCTGAATATGCAACAATAGTTTTCCAATTACTACCTGTATGCTTCGCTTACACTGGAGCTTCTGCGATTTCGCTTTTTGTGTTCCGAATGGAGGCGGTAATTGTTCACCGAACGgagcaaacttttttgagaaaagttgtGAAATATATTCAATATGCGTTTTATGTGAGCATTGTTCTCGTTGTGATTGGAACAGTATTGATTTATCCGGATTTGAAGTATCAAAAAGATTATAAATTGAAGATGGAAAAGGTTGGCGTGGACTcctaaaaaatatgaacactTAAATCAACCAAAATAATTGTTTGCTAATAGttttttacttcaattttgtttattttttctggaaaattttcaatttaccaaaaactccaatttagaaaaattttccaatttaccaaaaactccagaaaaactccaaaaatataACTCTTCAGAGATTCGGAACATTCAAGCCGTATATGTGGTGTGACAACTGCTTCTTCTGTAATTTTGATTCCCTAACTTTCCGATGGTTTTTCTACGTGGCTGTTGTTGCCGTAGTACTTGGTGGCTTCACTGGCGGATTTGCGTTCCATGTAACTGTGCAAGCACTGAAAAGTGTTAGCTCTAACCTGACTGCTAAAACTAGGGCAACACACCGGAATTACCTATGGAGTATTTCTCTAGCGGTAAGTATTTTCTTTATATATATTAAATGAGAACAAATTacttgaaattaatattttagtAAAAACATATTATGCTCACAATTTCACCTGCTGATCATTCAGCTAGTTTGAGACTTTAACATGTGAATCTGAGAATCTAATAAGTCTTGCAAGAAtgaattaaaacaatattaaaGCAAATGCAAACCAAATCTGATATTTTAAGTTTCATCTTTAGGCTGCTGTCCACGTAATATGCATTGTTCTACCGCTTCTCGGAATTCTACAAACTATCAATTTCATAATTAGCCTCAGCGGTAAGTTTACCATGTTCAAGCTAAACAACTATCTTTGTTTAAATTCCAGAGTTCCGATTTTTCCCATTCATCTTAACATTGGTCATCCAAGAGCATGGTGCAATATCCACGGTTATAATGTTTATGACAAACAATCTGCTGAGAGGCGCTTTAAAGAAAATGTTCTGGTGTGAGAAGCTGGTGGCAACCGTGGAAAATAGTGGAGCCAATATAATTGTTTCGTAGTTCTGTATCAATCGGttttaaatttctgtaaaatgtGCATCACTTACAATATAATGAACACATTCAAACGTACACTTACTCGTCGTGATCaacgcagttttttttgtcaaagagTATGCATATATTCacaattcaattatttttcatgttaTTTTTCGGCTTCTGATAGTATTatatgtgtgttttttttaggATTTATGATAATCATCATTGAAGTATAATTTTATATCTCAATGTACACTCTGAATCTTTGATAGGGATATGGGGAACTGTAGGAGTAGTACtctagggatactgtaggattactgtagaaattcTGTTATTGTAGAAAAGTGAGTATTATTATCGGGGCACAGAGttaagaagttttcaaaattttgcggaaattaaaaattttctcaataaaaatctctaacgaattaaaaaaatctcttgaaaaattttcaaattcaaaacttttaagtctgaaaaaatggagaaaattctgaattgtTTTCAAACCATCTGGAAGGTTCAAGAAATTAATGGAATGCTTTGGAACcttctttggaaaattttgaaaatttccaaatgtgTGGCGTGGTCGAAAAATTATCAGATTATTccagaaactgaaaatgttaatgaaagttttagaacttttggaaacttttaaaGAGCTTCAAATAATTTGGAGAACATTCAGAAAGTGCTACGttccaaaatttacaaataattCTTGGGAAATTCAACAttctttcaaagttttataactcgaaaacttagttgtaaaaaatttcatgtcatttttcaaactttcaagcTACCcttatgaatttttgagaaaaacaaatttgaagtcTCTATATGGAAGATGTTAATTTGGGAACATTATGGCCATGACTCCCCCTTATTTATATTTAACCTATTCTGCTTAGTATctaattaataaatttgtcTGATCCAATTCCCTAAATAATATATTGCATCCCTTGGGACGCAATGCTAACACAATAATAGTCTATATCAAATACGGACATCAAATTCAAACCTCAATTTCTCTCATAAATGTGCAATGCTGTTtcacgaatttttcgaaattttcacaaaaattcctATTTTCATCACCACGGCCACAAACGTTCTATTAATTTATCTTACATTATGTAAAGTTAAGCATATCGTAGGCACATATAAATATATGATTGTAGTGTACCCCGTATTAGGACTTGCTTTTTCAGTTTGTGATCATTTCGCAAAACCATTCCTACATAGCTATAATGGATCCTTATTATACTTTAGTTATGGTGATGGTTGGTTTGAAACTTCTCAAGCTTTTCGTCAGGGTCACTTGTTTTATATGCCGGATTTTATATTATTATGATAGCTTTTGCCGCTGTGCAATTTGTATACCGTTATTTGGCATTGGTAAAACCAGATTTGACCAAAtggttcaaaaatgtttggattATTCTGTGGATTTCGTATCCCATTTTCTATGGAATCGTAAATTCA
This is a stretch of genomic DNA from Caenorhabditis elegans chromosome V. It encodes these proteins:
- the srh-7 gene encoding Serpentine Receptor, class H (Predicted), producing the protein MLNKTCIFEEPFGYTVVHYICTPLSFPMYSLAFFILLFKTPSYFNNYRNFLVSHIFSGLLLEVHMGMLWKVTVVLPIPIMCSNSFAAEYAPIIFLFLPVCLIYTGTSIIALFVYRMKAVTIYEAEKSILKQCTMLLKYAFFISLIVVLIFTFLIYPDLKYQKEYKLKMEQRFGQFETYMWCDNCFFFNFDSNLFRWFFDIAAVSVVLGASCAACALLLTIKCINSVKTQLSAKTKQMHRNFLVSLVISAAIHGGCILTPLLGFLWAISFVISLSQFPYFPYMMVLIIQEHGAISTITMFLTNNLLRKTLKKLLMFPGLGKSSNLPSQNLQSTTTS
- the srh-4 gene encoding Serpentine Receptor, class H (Predicted) — translated: MLNETCYFEEPLDFMIIHYIALALSLIVYGISFYVLFFETPKHFSKYRNYLISHIFSGFLLDIVMGVLWKVTIVLPVPIMCSNTFISEYATIVFQLLPVCFAYTGASAISLFVFRMEAVIVHRTEQTFLRKVVKYIQYAFYVSIVLVVIGTVLIYPDLKYQKDYKLKMEKRFGTFKPYMWCDNCFFCNFDSLTFRWFFYVAVVAVVLGGFTGGFAFHVTVQALKSVSSNLTAKTRATHRNYLWSISLAAAVHVICIVLPLLGILQTINFIISLSEFRFFPFILTLVIQEHGAISTVIMFMTNNLLRGALKKMFWCEKLVATVENSGANIIVS